Below is a genomic region from Venturia canescens isolate UGA chromosome 1, ASM1945775v1, whole genome shotgun sequence.
GTTTCAAGAAAAACGTATTCCCATAGTTCGAGTCTGGTCGCGGTTTTACCTTTTCGTATCATTTTGAGGCCGGTAGATGGAGTAAAGCTTATTTGTATTTCGGTTTATTGAACCCGAATTCGCATTAGTTTTTCCGCAGTCGTTCAACCAActaatcaaacattttttttttaatttatatttgAGGTAATTTCAAAACGGAAGATTAGTCTTTTGAACAACCGTTTGAGTTATGTGGTAAGTGGCGCCACTACGAAACCAAATTGAGGCAAAACAAGCTTGCCTGAACAGCTGATTTGTTACCTACTACACGACTACACGAAGAAGTGTAACGATGGAATACTGATTATCCGGAGAATGTAACGTTTGTCCGGGTGGTCCGGGTATAGGACAAATGGTAGAGCGGGGAAATAAATTTGGAtacaaaatgttaaaaataaatcgcttcttccaaaaaaaattttacgtaAGGTTCAACGTTTTAACGATAATTCTGTTATTATTAGGTTTGACTTTCATTATATTGTATGTGGCTGACGAAAATCGTTGTGAAAGTGCAAAAGAAATAGAAATGGATAAAATTAAATACCGACTAATTATTTTGATACTGACGCATCCAGATGCAATGAGGAATCGTGATACTATAAGAAAAACTTGGCTGTCAGATAAACATCAAAATGTCAAGCACCTTTTCGCTATTGGAACTTTCGATCTTCAACCAGAACAAATGGACACTCTGCAATCTGAAAAACATAAATACAATGATTTGCTTCTACTCGCGAAACTTGAAGATTCGTATGGTACTTTaacgaaaaaagtattaatatcTCTCAAAGAAATTTACGCGACTTACGAGTTTGATTTTTTACTCAAATGTGACGATGACAGCCTGGTACTTGTTCATAAAGTTTTGCGTGAACTTGACAAGTGGGAAATGAAAGGAACCAAAAAAGAATTATACTGGGGTTATTTTAACGGAAAAGCtcaagtaaaaaaacgaggaCCTTGGAAAGAACACGATTGGAATTTGTGTGATTACTACTTGCCTTATGCCGTTGGTGGTGGTTATGTTCTTTCTTCGAATCTCATTAAATTTATCGCCGGTAGTGCCGATGTATTGAGGTAAGctggaacttttttttctcgcctcAATCGTAATTATAATAAAGCAGGGATAATTCATTACTGTTTTTAAGTGATCTAttgaatgttgaaaatatttaataatcAAGTTCTTCGCTGTCCAAACTTTGAATACTACTTACAATAATTTGCACATGTGGTGACTATCAATTTGCGTATGCTCGTAATTTattctaacaaaattttttcttatttttcttatttattgaaatgtcaATCATTTCTATTTGTTGCCATGAAAATTCCTGTCAATCAAAATCAAatggttttttattcaatttatcaTGGTATATAAGAATACTTTGCCCAACTTACCTAGACAATTTTGTagttaaatttaaaaattatatccGCTCTCCATCATCACCGatgcaatgaatttcagaaATATTATGGATTGCTTATTCCTTGttatattttgatttttcgttgaaattggaaaaaattctatGCTCACGCTACAAAAGTTTTGATTAAACAAGcaggaaatattttattttaagttGAAGCTgataatttgaatatttttttacaggcTCTACAATTCTGAGGATGTCTCAGTTGGTTTGTGGCTAGCTCCGTTAGCAAATGTGGAAAGAAAGCACGACGTACGTTTTGACACGGAGTATCTCTCACGAGGCTGTTCTAATGTGTATATAATAACGCACAAACAATCAGTTGAGAGTATGACAAATCTGTATGACCATTATAGGTCAGCAGGTGTGTTGTGTGCACGTGAATCAAGGAACCGTATGAGTTACAATTACAATTGGACAGTACCACCGAGTCAATGTTGTACCAGACAAATCGGTATTCCTTGACATTGCGGTGGGATTTTTGTTCACCCATATTCTAATCGATGCTCaacaataattgaaaatattcattcagcCAATTTGCTCTTTAgcccatatttttcaatttaaatatGTACAGGATAATCatttttggtaaatatttactttattcacttttcctaaaaagcatggaaaattatttttcgagcattattaacaataaaaaataatatcgcgatcaattttagggagggggaaggtacaaaaaccaaaaaaaaatattttgaaaaagtccgAAAGAAACTTCAGTTTCTTCGCTATATTCAAAGATGCGTTCCGGAGTCACCCAACAACAATTGTTTGTTGCTACAAATACAGTAGAATAATATGAACGATAGTAAAGTTTACGTAGTATCAttcaatggaatgaaaaaatgtaaacaaaggCATAATGTTCACGTGTCTGGCCACAAAGTATGAATGTCAACGATTTCAATTTGAACAGTATATACGGAATAATCATGTGTGACGGGTGTTCCTTGTCGCT
It encodes:
- the beta3GalTII gene encoding beta-1,3-galactosyltransferase 6 isoform X3, which translates into the protein MVERGNKFGYKMLKINRFFQKKFYVRFNVLTIILLLLGLTFIILYVADENRCESAKEIEMDKIKYRLIILILTHPDAMRNRDTIRKTWLSDKHQNVKHLFAIGTFDLQPEQMDTLQSEKHKYNDLLLLAKLEDSYGTLTKKVLISLKEIYATYEFDFLLKCDDDSLVLVHKVLRELDKWEMKGTKKELYWGYFNGKAQVKKRGPWKEHDWNLCDYYLPYAVGGGYVLSSNLIKFIAGSADVLRLYNSEDVSVGLWLAPLANVERKHDVRFDTEYLSRGCSNVYIITHKQSVESMTNLYDHYRSAGVLCARESRNRMSYNYNWTVPPSQCCTRQIGIP
- the beta3GalTII gene encoding beta-1,3-galactosyltransferase 6 isoform X1, whose translation is MVERGNKFGYKMLKINRFFQKKFYVRFNVLTIILLLLGLTFIILYVADENRCESAKEIEMDKIKYRLIILILTHPDAMRNRDTIRKTWLSDKHQNVKHLFAIGTFDLQPEQMDTLQSEKHKYNDLLLLAKLEDSYGTLTKKVLISLKEIYATYEFDFLLKCDDDSLVLVHKVLRELDKWEMKGTKKELYWGYFNGKAQVKKRGPWKEHDWNLCDYYLPYAVGGGYVLSSNLIKFIAGSADVLRLYNSEDVSVGLWLAPLANVERKHDVRFDTEYLSRGCSNVYIITHKQSVESMTNLYDHYRSAGVLCARESRNRMSYNYNWTVPPSQCCTRQIGRDLREGKIGESQTFKNRPTIDHKKREHPVYLEQRSKVSHFFSIKKKTQEPKRT
- the beta3GalTII gene encoding beta-1,3-galactosyltransferase 6 isoform X2 — protein: MVERGNKFGYKMLKINRFFQKKFYVRFNVLTIILLLLGLTFIILYVADENRCESAKEIEMDKIKYRLIILILTHPDAMRNRDTIRKTWLSDKHQNVKHLFAIGTFDLQPEQMDTLQSEKHKYNDLLLLAKLEDSYGTLTKKVLISLKEIYATYEFDFLLKCDDDSLVLVHKVLRELDKWEMKGTKKELYWGYFNGKAQVKKRGPWKEHDWNLCDYYLPYAVGGGYVLSSNLIKFIAGSADVLRLYNSEDVSVGLWLAPLANVERKHDVRFDTEYLSRGCSNVYIITHKQSVESMTNLYDHYRSAGVLCARESRNRMSYNYNWTVPPSQCCTRQIGRDLREGKIGESQTFKNRPTIDHKKREHPVYLEQRSKK